From Portunus trituberculatus isolate SZX2019 chromosome 50, ASM1759143v1, whole genome shotgun sequence, the proteins below share one genomic window:
- the LOC123499580 gene encoding uncharacterized protein LOC123499580 isoform X1, protein MVLPVGCRGLGRGRRAAWAVCATGSVWCLYVLVTSLAPSLLCQYECSVAAWLHPPPPESVMFLLHLRQAVLRPPQLHPPYPITAAELNDPPWLDLGPWRFVESIIRLLYRRQRRGVFVEAGAGSGVFKSHTAWLEASQDWTGLLVEPRPQAFAQLRRRRKAAAALACASDVEYHKKDKMWLPLEIEDLPQLYRDMALARSTLTKYVIEEDRPSGGTSSVQCFTLNALVTAALGRKTNAIDLLVLDTAGGEHRILATLEGLSISMLVVRHHDESDMYYINGTATNMHLEPLPRLLAGSGYLFFADPTTKQRLINLNLTSFMN, encoded by the exons ATGGTACTACCAGTGGGGTGTCGTGGCTTGGGacgtgggcggcgggcggcgtggGCGGTATGTGCGACAGGGAGTGTGTGGTGTCTATACGTACTGGTGACTAGCTTGGCGCCATCACTTCTCTGTCAGTACG AGTGTTCAGTGGCTGCCTGGCTTCATCCCCCGCCGCCAGAGAGTGTGATGTTCCTCCTGCACCTCCGCCAGGCAGTGTTGCGACCTCCCCAGCTGCACCCTCCCTATCCGATCACCGCCGCTGAGCTGAACGACCCGCCGTGGCTGGATCTTGGCCCCTGGCGCTTCGTGGAGTCCATCATCCGCTTACTGTACCGCCGCCAG CGGCGTGGGGTGTTCGTGGAGGCAGGGGCAGGGTCGGGCGTATTTAAGTCCCACACGGCGTGGCTAGAGGCGAGCCAGGACTGGACCGGTCTGCTGGTGGAGCCTCGCCCGCAGGCCTTCGCTCAGCTCAGACGTCGCAGGAAGGCCGCCGCTGCCCTGGCGTGTGCCTCAGACGTGGAGTATCACAAGAAG GATAAGATGTGGTTGCCGTTGGAGATCGAGGACCTGCCACAGCTTTACCGCGACATGGCTCTGGCCCGCTCCACGCTCACCAAGTACGTCATTGAGGAG GACAGGCCCAGTGGCGGCACCTCATCCGTGCAGTGCTTCACCCTCAACGCCCTGGTGACCGCCGCGCTAGGCCGCAAGACAAACGCCATTGACCTACTAGTGCTGGACACGGCCGGCGGGGAGCACCGCATCCTGGCCACGCTGGAGGGTCTTTCTATTTCA ATGCTGGTAGTGCGGCATCACGACGAGTCTGACATGTACTACATCAACGGCACGGCGACCAACATGCACCTGGAGCCTCTGCCCCGACTCCTGGCTGGCAGCGGCTACCTCTTCTTCGCCGACCCCACCACCAAACAGCGCTTGATTAATCTGaacctcacctccttcatgaacTGA
- the LOC123499580 gene encoding uncharacterized protein LOC123499580 isoform X2 — protein sequence MVLPVGCRGLGRGRRAAWAVCATGSVWCLYVLVTSLAPSLLCQYECSVAAWLHPPPPESVMFLLHLRQAVLRPPQLHPPYPITAAELNDPPWLDLGPWRFVESIIRLLYRRQRRGVFVEAGAGSGVFKSHTAWLEASQDWTGLLVEPRPQAFAQLRRRRKAAAALACASDVEYHKKDRPSGGTSSVQCFTLNALVTAALGRKTNAIDLLVLDTAGGEHRILATLEGLSISMLVVRHHDESDMYYINGTATNMHLEPLPRLLAGSGYLFFADPTTKQRLINLNLTSFMN from the exons ATGGTACTACCAGTGGGGTGTCGTGGCTTGGGacgtgggcggcgggcggcgtggGCGGTATGTGCGACAGGGAGTGTGTGGTGTCTATACGTACTGGTGACTAGCTTGGCGCCATCACTTCTCTGTCAGTACG AGTGTTCAGTGGCTGCCTGGCTTCATCCCCCGCCGCCAGAGAGTGTGATGTTCCTCCTGCACCTCCGCCAGGCAGTGTTGCGACCTCCCCAGCTGCACCCTCCCTATCCGATCACCGCCGCTGAGCTGAACGACCCGCCGTGGCTGGATCTTGGCCCCTGGCGCTTCGTGGAGTCCATCATCCGCTTACTGTACCGCCGCCAG CGGCGTGGGGTGTTCGTGGAGGCAGGGGCAGGGTCGGGCGTATTTAAGTCCCACACGGCGTGGCTAGAGGCGAGCCAGGACTGGACCGGTCTGCTGGTGGAGCCTCGCCCGCAGGCCTTCGCTCAGCTCAGACGTCGCAGGAAGGCCGCCGCTGCCCTGGCGTGTGCCTCAGACGTGGAGTATCACAAGAAG GACAGGCCCAGTGGCGGCACCTCATCCGTGCAGTGCTTCACCCTCAACGCCCTGGTGACCGCCGCGCTAGGCCGCAAGACAAACGCCATTGACCTACTAGTGCTGGACACGGCCGGCGGGGAGCACCGCATCCTGGCCACGCTGGAGGGTCTTTCTATTTCA ATGCTGGTAGTGCGGCATCACGACGAGTCTGACATGTACTACATCAACGGCACGGCGACCAACATGCACCTGGAGCCTCTGCCCCGACTCCTGGCTGGCAGCGGCTACCTCTTCTTCGCCGACCCCACCACCAAACAGCGCTTGATTAATCTGaacctcacctccttcatgaacTGA